A stretch of the Spartinivicinus ruber genome encodes the following:
- a CDS encoding phage tail protein I — MSIKHYSTLPDNQSALERALELGFQQLLDDITSPYPNLKNPVNTPEHLLPHLAQERGVSEWKTTAPVAEKRRTVADMWPIRRQAGTTQAIKQAVSSLGYECSVLPWYQSDSEPYTFDLLVSLEKKGLSQDVEQRITDRLIDAASLRDNYQINYSQPVEIGMKKGGALETWEAIKVQPYQPNQLSTIHKTCYAVGFAQLEKITLFIRHPEE; from the coding sequence GTGAGCATTAAACACTACAGTACCTTACCTGATAATCAATCAGCCTTAGAACGTGCTTTAGAATTAGGCTTTCAGCAACTGCTAGACGACATTACCAGCCCTTATCCCAACCTAAAAAATCCAGTTAATACCCCCGAGCATTTGTTGCCACACTTAGCCCAAGAGCGGGGCGTATCTGAATGGAAAACCACCGCCCCAGTGGCTGAGAAGCGGCGAACCGTGGCGGATATGTGGCCGATACGACGCCAGGCGGGTACTACCCAGGCGATTAAACAAGCCGTCAGTAGCTTAGGTTATGAGTGTAGTGTGTTGCCCTGGTATCAAAGCGACAGTGAACCATACACCTTTGATTTACTGGTATCGCTGGAAAAAAAAGGGTTGTCGCAAGATGTTGAGCAGCGGATAACTGACCGGCTGATTGATGCGGCCAGTCTTCGCGATAATTATCAAATTAATTACTCGCAACCTGTCGAAATTGGCATGAAAAAAGGGGGCGCACTGGAAACATGGGAAGCCATTAAAGTGCAGCCGTATCAGCCTAATCAATTAAGCACGATCCATAAAACCTGTTATGCCGTTGGGTTTGCCCAACTGGAAAAAATTACTTTATTTATTAGACACCCTGAAGAATGA